In the Variovorax sp. S12S4 genome, one interval contains:
- the fae gene encoding formaldehyde-activating enzyme — translation MTHPYIFHAGEATVLAREGQFTDAMPEILIGATDGPVGHAFAGMMAQSKGHTAMFAIRACNQLVRPATIMVPKVTLKDSANIDLFGGVVQSATADAVVDCLIDGIIPRNLANTLCIISLVWIDPRCAKDENLDKKDMYRTNYEATKLAIRRALSNEPSVDELIANRHRIKHDMDDWS, via the coding sequence ATGACGCATCCTTATATATTTCACGCCGGCGAAGCCACCGTTCTTGCGAGGGAAGGGCAGTTCACCGACGCCATGCCCGAAATCCTGATCGGCGCGACCGACGGCCCGGTGGGCCATGCCTTCGCGGGCATGATGGCCCAGAGCAAGGGCCACACCGCCATGTTTGCGATTCGTGCCTGCAACCAGCTCGTGCGGCCCGCGACCATCATGGTGCCCAAGGTCACGCTGAAAGATTCGGCAAACATCGACCTGTTTGGCGGGGTGGTGCAAAGCGCAACGGCCGACGCGGTGGTCGACTGCCTGATCGATGGCATCATTCCCAGGAACCTGGCCAACACGCTGTGCATCATCAGCCTGGTGTGGATCGATCCGCGCTGCGCCAAGGACGAGAATCTCGACAAGAAAGACATGTACCGCACCAACTACGAAGCCACCAAGCTCGCCATTCGCCGTGCGCTCAGCAACGAGCCCTCGGTGGACGAGTTGATTGCCAACCGCCACCGCATCAAACACGACATGGACGACTGGAGCTGA
- the pqqA gene encoding pyrroloquinoline quinone precursor peptide PqqA has protein sequence MKWETPTATDLRFGFEITMYVSAR, from the coding sequence ATGAAATGGGAAACCCCGACGGCAACTGATCTTCGCTTCGGCTTCGAGATCACGATGTACGTCAGCGCACGCTGA
- a CDS encoding T6SS effector BTH_I2691 family protein — protein sequence MELSLHHLTAATPYVDWLKATDDKGISNQWKQAASESVRTMRLALAHKAVEAYDDATDRLRDTKEALSGSYPGSDSHQPVKLRRADGTYEEVSIAELNRRRAAELDTRIGARESDRSVLGSQAASADALARIAGYCDVGAVAAFDALHKTELGKRDELMDKLAIDLHAWLKADALTERALGRYSDKAGIDSGDGARCAGQLCAILLQIDSAPKGRQWYAALDPFTPGSKNLVWRMLSLNNAEISTELHAALELLTVPLPPAGLEVHNAEENARQQKSYATVLAALGQLGKTLGASDKINKGLPKVLDSGLKRLERLQAGGELAKVVYDSPHAVLGAAAMARFKALPAARAESFIAKAQLMLLARGLGQQAMAFTRNQQANALTKATAKQARYTQRRIEKAIQSQIAETAGKDMRLPNVLLGLNALAILPALANANTRRDERTTTELMGTMAGLVGSMRQWRADLYEKALFKQLPDAVYKTHKAGMTKATQAELLAMKAGAAHFVVAGAVVGVAWDAMDAVTASKEQENWLSRAYMARAATGGATIFGAIVGASYLEAPLWLVRFNFVTAIAAGALTIAIGKLKGDAWANWLQAQPFHQANSGKMPHKSEKETMSKLANALAEIE from the coding sequence ATGGAATTGAGCCTGCACCATCTCACGGCGGCCACCCCCTATGTGGATTGGCTCAAAGCAACCGACGACAAAGGCATCAGCAACCAGTGGAAGCAGGCCGCCAGCGAAAGCGTGCGCACCATGCGCCTGGCACTGGCCCACAAGGCGGTAGAGGCTTATGACGACGCCACAGACCGACTGCGCGACACGAAGGAAGCGCTCTCGGGCAGCTACCCCGGCTCGGACTCCCATCAGCCCGTCAAGCTGCGCCGCGCCGATGGCACGTACGAAGAAGTCTCGATCGCCGAGCTCAACCGGCGCCGCGCGGCTGAGCTGGACACACGCATCGGCGCCCGCGAAAGCGACCGCTCAGTCCTGGGCAGCCAGGCCGCCAGCGCAGACGCGCTGGCGCGCATCGCCGGGTATTGCGACGTGGGCGCCGTCGCCGCCTTCGACGCGCTGCACAAGACCGAACTCGGCAAGCGCGACGAGTTGATGGACAAGCTCGCCATCGACCTGCACGCCTGGCTCAAGGCCGACGCCCTCACCGAGAGGGCGCTGGGGCGCTACAGCGACAAGGCCGGCATCGACTCGGGCGACGGTGCGCGCTGTGCCGGGCAGTTGTGCGCCATCCTGCTGCAGATCGACAGTGCCCCCAAAGGCCGCCAGTGGTACGCCGCGCTCGACCCGTTCACGCCGGGCAGCAAGAACCTCGTGTGGCGCATGCTGAGCCTGAACAACGCCGAAATCAGCACAGAACTGCATGCCGCGCTCGAATTGCTCACCGTCCCGTTGCCGCCGGCCGGCCTTGAAGTGCACAACGCCGAGGAAAATGCCCGCCAGCAAAAGTCCTATGCCACCGTGCTGGCCGCGCTGGGCCAGCTTGGCAAGACCCTCGGCGCGAGCGACAAGATCAACAAGGGCCTGCCCAAAGTGCTCGATTCAGGCCTCAAGCGGCTGGAGCGCTTGCAGGCCGGCGGCGAACTGGCCAAGGTGGTCTACGACAGCCCGCACGCCGTGCTCGGCGCTGCTGCAATGGCGCGCTTCAAGGCCCTGCCCGCCGCCCGCGCCGAAAGCTTCATCGCCAAGGCGCAACTGATGCTGCTGGCCCGTGGGCTGGGCCAGCAGGCCATGGCCTTCACCCGGAACCAGCAAGCCAACGCACTGACGAAAGCGACCGCCAAGCAGGCACGCTACACGCAGCGCCGGATCGAAAAGGCCATCCAGAGCCAGATCGCCGAAACGGCGGGCAAGGACATGCGCCTGCCCAACGTGCTGCTGGGCTTGAACGCCCTCGCCATCCTGCCGGCACTGGCCAATGCCAACACCCGGCGCGACGAGCGCACCACCACCGAACTGATGGGCACGATGGCGGGGCTGGTGGGCAGCATGCGGCAGTGGCGAGCCGATTTGTACGAGAAGGCGCTGTTCAAACAGTTGCCCGATGCGGTCTACAAGACCCACAAGGCGGGCATGACGAAGGCGACGCAGGCCGAGTTGCTGGCGATGAAGGCGGGGGCGGCGCACTTCGTGGTGGCGGGGGCTGTCGTGGGGGTGGCTTGGGATGCGATGGATGCAGTGACCGCAAGTAAAGAGCAAGAGAACTGGCTTTCACGAGCATATATGGCTCGCGCTGCGACTGGCGGTGCCACCATCTTCGGCGCTATCGTTGGTGCCAGTTATCTTGAAGCCCCACTCTGGCTGGTGCGCTTCAACTTCGTGACGGCAATTGCCGCTGGCGCATTGACCATCGCCATCGGCAAGCTCAAGGGCGATGCTTGGGCCAACTGGCTGCAAGCCCAGCCTTTCCATCAGGCCAACAGCGGGAAGATGCCTCACAAGAGCGAAAAAGAGACGATGAGCAAACTGGCCAATGCCTTGGCGGAAATCGAATAA
- a CDS encoding histidine kinase: MTLRLKINLIVSLLTLLFVAAMLALQVRAMRESVHEEVVAANRVAAQLLNRTAWLYAAQGTPAMLSFLQGVGRVRSNDITLLDNDDRVLYSSPTSVYKAGRDAPDWFAGLVSPPPSQLSIAFPGGRLMVLSNASRAVLDAWDDFVLLMLSALGLLAVVNAGVFWLVGRATRPFADIVHALNQLESGRFDVALRALPGTEAAAIGAAFNRMVGMLQQHIETERRAVRAEGRLSESRELGRWVDQKIEQERRLIARELHDELGQSVTAMRSMALSIAQRVQALDPQAEQAARLIAEESGRLYTAMHGMIPRLTPLVLDKFGLVAALEDLVERTRNSHGDVQVEWHQELELDRLRLDTDTALVLYRAAQEGITNALRHGEAHRIVLALQGEEQSVKLTLTDDGRGLPGPEAARETSTGHYGLRWLAERIDSLGGELRLEPAEPSGARLTVRLPMRADEAENTNT; this comes from the coding sequence ATGACGCTGCGCCTGAAGATCAACCTGATCGTCAGCCTGCTTACGCTGCTGTTCGTTGCGGCCATGCTCGCGCTGCAGGTGCGCGCCATGCGCGAGTCGGTGCATGAAGAAGTCGTGGCTGCCAATCGCGTGGCCGCGCAGTTGCTCAACCGCACCGCCTGGCTCTACGCGGCGCAGGGCACGCCGGCCATGCTGTCGTTTCTGCAAGGTGTGGGGCGCGTGCGCTCCAACGACATCACGCTGCTCGACAACGACGACCGCGTGCTGTACAGCTCGCCGACCTCGGTCTACAAGGCCGGGCGCGATGCGCCGGATTGGTTTGCCGGCCTGGTCTCGCCACCGCCGTCGCAGCTGTCCATCGCGTTTCCGGGCGGGCGGTTGATGGTGCTTTCGAACGCATCGCGCGCGGTGCTCGACGCATGGGACGACTTCGTTCTTTTGATGCTCAGCGCGCTGGGCCTGCTGGCGGTCGTCAATGCGGGCGTGTTCTGGCTCGTGGGGCGTGCAACCCGGCCATTCGCAGACATCGTCCATGCCCTCAACCAGCTCGAAAGCGGGCGCTTCGATGTCGCGCTGCGCGCCCTGCCCGGCACCGAAGCCGCGGCCATCGGCGCCGCATTCAACCGCATGGTCGGCATGCTGCAGCAGCACATCGAAACCGAGCGGCGGGCCGTGCGGGCCGAAGGCCGCCTTTCGGAAAGCCGCGAGCTCGGCCGCTGGGTCGACCAGAAGATCGAACAGGAGCGCCGCCTCATCGCGCGTGAGTTGCACGACGAGTTGGGGCAATCGGTCACCGCAATGCGCAGCATGGCGCTTTCGATTGCGCAACGCGTGCAGGCGCTCGATCCACAGGCCGAGCAGGCCGCACGCCTGATCGCCGAAGAATCGGGCCGGCTCTACACCGCCATGCACGGCATGATTCCCCGCCTGACGCCGCTGGTGCTCGACAAGTTCGGCCTGGTGGCGGCACTCGAAGACTTGGTGGAGCGCACGCGCAACAGCCATGGCGACGTGCAGGTCGAATGGCATCAGGAGCTGGAGCTCGACCGCCTGCGGCTCGACACCGACACCGCGCTGGTGCTGTACCGCGCCGCGCAGGAAGGCATTACCAACGCCCTGCGCCACGGCGAGGCGCATCGCATCGTGCTGGCCTTGCAGGGCGAAGAGCAATCGGTCAAGCTCACGCTCACCGACGACGGTCGCGGCCTGCCCGGCCCTGAGGCTGCAAGGGAAACCAGCACAGGGCACTATGGCCTGCGATGGCTCGCAGAGCGCATCGACAGCCTGGGCGGCGAATTGCGCCTCGAACCCGCCGAGCCCAGCGGCGCCCGATTGACGGTGCGGCTGCCCATGCGGGCAGACGAAGCGGAGAACACGAACACATGA
- the pabB gene encoding aminodeoxychorismate synthase component I, translating to MSAFALLDDCGSTAERPTSRLHTGFVREHRCTDAARLDEVWAQVDADLRQGLHAVLLADYEWGAKLLHAGQARLSPDDASALRVLMFRECARLSACEAGAWLAKLEQHEAGEPHAAGQPQPAGVMDLHPSIDEAAFTEAIARIHEAIAAGETYQVNFTYRLHGRSYGSPVALYRRLRERQPVAYGALIALPESTGKAGESDATHVLSCSPELFLRHDAGVLTARPMKGTAARADAPEGDSEMARLLSVDTKNRAENVMIVDLLRNDIGRVAEVGSVKVPTLFAVEPYATVFQMTSTVQARLRANVGMPELLRAVFPCGSITGAPKHRTMEWIAELESTPRGLYCGAIGWIDAPGQGASIGDFCLSVAIRTLTLGDEAEGLRPLRLGVGAGIVQDSIAADEFEECLLKARFLTALDPGFELFETMLVTPGEGIRYLDRHLGRLAGSARVLGFRFNSDAAMEALRDALPTLAPSQPSRLRLALAHDGRIGITHSPLPPLPPGAVKLIVADQRLPNASPLGAFKTTVRQHYDAGVRAAERAGAFDSLFFTEDGRLVEGGRSTLFARIDGRWWTPPVSDGALPGVMRGVLIEDSIWEAAERSLYLQDLHVAQKLVVCNALRGVLPAQLVMQAERQPHEASAA from the coding sequence TTGTCCGCCTTCGCGCTTCTCGACGACTGCGGCTCCACGGCCGAGCGGCCGACCAGCCGGCTGCACACCGGGTTCGTCCGCGAACACCGGTGCACAGACGCGGCCCGGCTCGACGAGGTGTGGGCGCAGGTCGATGCCGACTTGCGCCAAGGCCTGCACGCAGTACTGCTGGCCGACTACGAATGGGGCGCCAAGCTGCTTCACGCGGGGCAGGCGCGGCTTTCTCCGGACGACGCTTCGGCACTGCGCGTGCTCATGTTCCGCGAATGCGCCCGGCTCTCGGCCTGCGAGGCGGGTGCCTGGCTGGCAAAGCTCGAACAGCACGAGGCTGGTGAACCGCATGCAGCTGGCCAGCCGCAGCCCGCCGGCGTGATGGACCTGCACCCCAGCATCGACGAAGCCGCCTTCACCGAGGCCATCGCTCGCATTCACGAGGCCATTGCCGCGGGCGAGACCTACCAGGTCAACTTCACCTACCGGCTGCATGGCCGAAGCTACGGCTCGCCCGTGGCCCTCTACCGGCGGCTGCGCGAGCGGCAGCCCGTGGCCTATGGCGCGCTGATCGCCTTGCCGGAAAGCACCGGCAAGGCCGGCGAGAGCGATGCGACCCACGTGCTCTCTTGCTCGCCGGAGCTATTTTTGCGCCACGACGCGGGCGTGCTTACCGCGCGCCCCATGAAAGGCACCGCCGCGCGCGCCGATGCCCCCGAAGGCGACAGCGAAATGGCGCGCCTGCTTTCGGTCGACACCAAGAACCGCGCCGAGAACGTGATGATCGTCGACCTGCTGCGCAACGACATCGGCCGCGTGGCGGAGGTCGGCTCGGTCAAGGTGCCCACGCTCTTTGCTGTCGAACCCTACGCCACGGTGTTCCAGATGACTTCGACGGTGCAGGCAAGGCTGCGTGCGAACGTCGGCATGCCCGAGCTGCTGCGCGCGGTGTTTCCCTGCGGCTCCATTACCGGCGCGCCCAAGCACCGCACCATGGAATGGATTGCGGAGCTCGAGAGCACGCCGCGCGGCCTTTATTGCGGCGCGATCGGCTGGATCGATGCGCCGGGCCAGGGCGCATCGATCGGCGACTTCTGCCTCTCGGTGGCCATTCGCACGCTCACGCTCGGCGACGAGGCCGAAGGCCTGCGTCCGCTGCGCCTGGGTGTCGGTGCGGGCATCGTGCAAGACAGCATCGCGGCCGACGAGTTCGAAGAGTGCTTGCTCAAGGCGCGCTTCCTCACCGCGCTCGACCCCGGCTTCGAGCTCTTCGAGACCATGCTGGTCACGCCGGGCGAAGGCATCCGCTACCTGGACCGGCACCTGGGGCGGCTGGCGGGCAGTGCGCGCGTGCTCGGCTTCAGGTTCAATAGCGACGCTGCGATGGAGGCACTGCGAGACGCGTTGCCCACGCTTGCGCCCAGCCAGCCTTCACGCCTGCGCCTGGCGCTCGCGCACGACGGGCGCATCGGCATCACGCACTCGCCGTTGCCGCCTCTGCCTCCCGGCGCGGTAAAGCTCATCGTGGCCGACCAGCGCCTGCCCAATGCCAGCCCGTTGGGCGCGTTCAAGACAACCGTGCGCCAGCACTACGACGCCGGCGTGCGCGCCGCCGAACGCGCCGGCGCATTCGACAGCCTGTTCTTCACCGAAGACGGCCGGCTCGTCGAAGGCGGGCGCAGCACGCTCTTCGCACGCATCGACGGACGCTGGTGGACGCCGCCCGTTTCCGACGGCGCACTGCCCGGGGTAATGCGCGGCGTGCTCATCGAAGACTCCATCTGGGAGGCCGCCGAACGCAGCCTGTACCTGCAAGACCTGCACGTGGCGCAGAAGCTCGTGGTGTGCAACGCCTTGCGCGGCGTGCTGCCGGCGCAGCTGGTCATGCAAGCCGAGCGCCAGCCGCACGAGGCTTCGGCCGCCTGA
- a CDS encoding alpha/beta fold hydrolase codes for MLLHSRDDRICRPEGAQAVHERIAHSQLRWVDGAGHDPSHPAMVSAMVAALDSYALHGHFGDSPVP; via the coding sequence CTGCTGCTGCATTCGCGCGATGACCGCATCTGCCGCCCCGAAGGCGCACAGGCGGTGCACGAGCGCATCGCGCACAGCCAGCTGCGTTGGGTCGACGGCGCGGGCCACGACCCTTCGCATCCGGCAATGGTGTCGGCCATGGTCGCCGCGCTCGACAGCTATGCGCTGCATGGCCACTTCGGCGACAGCCCCGTGCCATGA
- a CDS encoding HAD family hydrolase, translated as MKLALFDLDHTLIPFDSGMAWTRFLVARGVLPADAETVYLGYCQQYVDGTLDIRELHRVSVAPLASFGMATLRKWAAEFEAEIEPRVPEQMRALVRKHQEAGHVCAIVTATTRFIAEPFGRVFGVADVLATRSLVIDDTLDGGIDGDPCFGVHKLAHVNEWLALRDTRLDALEQSWFYSDSASDLPLLEAVSDPVAVAPDERLRARAIQCGWPVIERG; from the coding sequence ATGAAACTGGCGCTCTTCGACCTCGACCACACGCTCATTCCGTTCGACAGCGGCATGGCGTGGACGCGATTCCTGGTGGCGCGAGGCGTGCTGCCGGCGGATGCCGAAACGGTCTACCTCGGCTATTGCCAGCAATATGTGGACGGCACGCTCGACATTCGCGAGCTGCACCGCGTGAGCGTTGCGCCGCTGGCAAGCTTCGGCATGGCGACGCTAAGAAAGTGGGCGGCCGAATTCGAAGCCGAGATCGAGCCCAGGGTGCCCGAGCAGATGCGTGCGCTGGTGCGAAAGCACCAGGAGGCCGGCCACGTCTGCGCCATCGTGACCGCCACCACCCGCTTCATCGCCGAACCCTTCGGACGGGTGTTCGGCGTTGCCGATGTGCTGGCCACGCGCTCACTCGTGATCGACGACACGCTCGACGGCGGTATCGACGGCGACCCATGCTTCGGCGTTCACAAGCTTGCGCATGTGAACGAATGGCTTGCGCTGCGCGATACGCGGCTCGATGCGCTGGAGCAGTCGTGGTTCTATTCCGATTCGGCGAGCGATCTGCCTCTGCTGGAGGCGGTGTCGGACCCGGTGGCCGTGGCGCCGGACGAGCGGCTGCGCGCCCGTGCTATTCAATGCGGTTGGCCGGTTATCGAGCGCGGCTGA
- a CDS encoding T6SS effector BTH_I2691 family protein gives MAHTTPCEQCAQTGLPILFTRYAAAYSATSEGKAALDALKPGGKLKAEPGGVSLKTARYNVRMLRAGYLYLRLESEYRTPEWLAFVVHPHGYLTKIDINHPEQTTGEAACRPNEWGANRSLVWIKDAENITKLHFMFHPDPVDPQHLKTVIGKEPDKYMQTFKVSAWVKGSTAQDDTLQPEQLDAKVLEFKALPNNALQTAATEQVFGLMGRSPQERGWGDYSEVREGRHFAGQHDESRDVDGTVSRSDNPGLSGAISTGSYVAHVRGFPTTRPTARACARWSSS, from the coding sequence ATGGCCCACACGACTCCTTGCGAACAATGCGCCCAAACCGGGCTGCCCATTCTTTTCACGCGCTATGCCGCCGCGTACAGCGCGACAAGCGAAGGCAAAGCCGCGCTCGATGCGCTCAAGCCCGGCGGCAAGCTCAAAGCCGAACCCGGTGGCGTGAGCCTGAAAACCGCCAGGTACAACGTGCGCATGCTGCGCGCCGGCTATTTGTACCTGCGGCTGGAATCCGAGTACCGGACGCCCGAATGGCTCGCCTTTGTCGTGCATCCGCATGGCTACCTCACCAAGATCGATATCAACCACCCGGAGCAGACCACCGGCGAAGCCGCTTGCCGGCCCAACGAATGGGGCGCCAACAGGAGCCTGGTGTGGATCAAGGACGCGGAGAACATCACCAAGCTCCATTTCATGTTTCATCCCGACCCGGTCGATCCCCAGCACCTGAAAACGGTCATCGGCAAGGAGCCCGACAAGTACATGCAGACCTTCAAGGTCTCCGCATGGGTCAAGGGTTCGACCGCGCAGGACGACACCCTGCAGCCCGAGCAGCTCGACGCCAAGGTGCTCGAGTTCAAGGCACTGCCCAACAACGCGCTTCAAACAGCAGCCACCGAACAAGTCTTCGGGCTCATGGGTCGCAGCCCTCAGGAGCGCGGCTGGGGCGACTACAGCGAAGTGCGCGAGGGCCGCCACTTCGCTGGCCAGCACGATGAATCCAGAGACGTCGACGGAACCGTCAGCCGCAGCGACAACCCCGGCTTGTCGGGCGCCATCAGCACCGGCTCCTACGTGGCCCACGTGCGGGGCTTCCCTACGACCAGGCCCACGGCCCGCGCCTGCGCCAGATGGTCGAGTTCCTGA
- a CDS encoding formylmethanofuran dehydrogenase subunit C: MSGWNLRLRQVPALRVDLRGITPSALAELSAAQVEQLPVGHGNEMLPLAELFAIAPDKEEGALRFEGNLERFDRIGWQMDAGRIRIEGHAGHYAGGCMRGGELRIEGRAGLLAACEMAGGTIDVKGDVGDFAASTLPGSMDGMRGGIFVVHGNAGERFGDRMRRGTALVHGGAGAFLGSRMVAGTIAVGGSVGAHAGYGMRRGSIVFAEARAALPEGTRSAPTFVPNRAATPVFWSLLARDLARHGGLFSDLPMRRIERHLGDLSADGKGELIVCL; this comes from the coding sequence ATGAGCGGATGGAACCTCAGGCTGCGGCAAGTGCCTGCGTTGCGCGTGGACTTGCGCGGCATCACGCCGTCGGCGCTGGCGGAGCTCTCGGCTGCGCAAGTCGAACAGCTGCCCGTGGGCCATGGCAACGAGATGCTCCCGCTGGCCGAACTGTTCGCCATTGCGCCAGACAAGGAAGAGGGCGCGCTTCGCTTCGAAGGCAACCTCGAGCGCTTCGACCGCATCGGCTGGCAGATGGACGCCGGCCGCATCCGCATCGAAGGCCATGCCGGCCACTATGCGGGCGGCTGCATGCGCGGCGGCGAGCTGCGCATCGAAGGCCGCGCCGGCCTGTTGGCCGCCTGCGAAATGGCCGGCGGCACCATCGACGTGAAGGGCGACGTCGGCGACTTTGCCGCCAGCACCTTGCCCGGCAGCATGGATGGCATGCGCGGCGGCATCTTCGTCGTTCATGGCAACGCGGGCGAGCGTTTTGGCGACCGCATGCGCCGCGGCACCGCGCTGGTCCATGGCGGGGCGGGCGCCTTCCTGGGCTCGCGCATGGTGGCCGGCACGATTGCCGTGGGCGGCAGCGTCGGCGCGCATGCCGGCTATGGCATGCGCCGCGGCAGCATTGTTTTCGCGGAGGCGCGGGCAGCCTTGCCCGAAGGCACCCGGTCGGCGCCGACCTTCGTGCCGAACCGCGCCGCGACGCCGGTCTTCTGGTCGCTGCTGGCGCGTGACCTTGCACGCCATGGCGGGCTTTTCAGCGACTTGCCGATGCGCCGCATCGAACGCCACCTGGGCGACCTTTCCGCCGACGGCAAGGGCGAACTCATCGTGTGCCTGTGA
- a CDS encoding response regulator, giving the protein MTQAVQAAQPIRVMLVDDHALVRMGFRMLLADAQIEVAAEADTGEQACQDYPQVRPDLVVMDLSMPGMGGLEALRRLLAHDPKARVLALSAHEDTIHPRRVLRAGALGYLAKRSAPEALIAAVKAVARGERYIDANTAQALATAQIEGEANPADLLSEREFSVFIQLARGMTVAQIASTLNLSLSTVGSHLYRVKQKLGATNQAELTWVALRWGLIQV; this is encoded by the coding sequence ATGACCCAGGCAGTTCAGGCGGCCCAGCCGATTCGAGTGATGCTGGTGGACGACCATGCGCTGGTGCGCATGGGCTTTCGCATGCTGCTGGCCGACGCGCAGATCGAAGTGGCGGCCGAAGCCGATACCGGCGAACAGGCCTGCCAGGACTACCCGCAGGTGCGGCCCGACCTGGTGGTGATGGACCTTTCGATGCCCGGGATGGGCGGCCTCGAAGCCTTGCGGCGCCTGCTGGCCCACGACCCGAAGGCGCGCGTGCTCGCGCTCTCGGCGCACGAGGACACGATTCATCCGCGCCGCGTGCTGCGCGCGGGTGCGCTGGGCTACCTGGCCAAACGCAGCGCGCCCGAAGCGCTGATTGCCGCCGTCAAGGCGGTGGCGCGCGGCGAGCGCTACATCGACGCGAACACCGCGCAAGCATTGGCCACGGCGCAGATAGAGGGTGAGGCCAACCCCGCCGACCTGCTCAGCGAGCGCGAGTTCTCGGTCTTCATCCAGCTTGCGCGCGGTATGACGGTGGCGCAGATTGCGAGCACGCTGAACCTTTCGCTCAGCACGGTGGGTTCGCACCTGTACCGCGTGAAGCAGAAGCTGGGGGCCACCAATCAGGCCGAGCTGACGTGGGTGGCGCTGAGGTGGGGGTTGATTCAGGTTTAG
- a CDS encoding MFS transporter has translation MFNCESGFLVHRKKHGQREAVELIADINHYTKLQSPKDKPKKKSGDAQPALDWQRTLFDRNEHFIELSNMGEEDRSLMLISSVFLLVGLFGLAVLAWTLELVGGHASAIDWYWGILFAFGMTAFALWLNYMLWPLQYAPNFFTLLRARYRFNRTTRKVYVLRPARYGGNVVLDWDRVQAHVNWCAPRGMTHDDLRDPVARQARQDNRGGQFGICGLVLYWPPLDPADKERAGEEVLWVGPKLAGENLWQYIRTFMEEGMDAVPEPAEYEWLRKGFHTVGQHVEETVLGPSRVLDRVGGRAGEGGASIQTSFNFMLNAVWAPLHCLAERLCSWPTFPAEWNSDCGQKRRENGLGPEEPLRWTAR, from the coding sequence ATGTTCAATTGCGAATCTGGCTTCCTCGTTCATCGCAAGAAGCACGGGCAGCGTGAAGCTGTCGAACTGATTGCAGACATCAACCACTACACGAAGCTTCAGTCGCCCAAAGACAAGCCGAAGAAGAAGAGCGGGGACGCGCAGCCTGCGCTCGACTGGCAGCGCACATTGTTTGATCGCAACGAGCATTTCATCGAACTGTCCAACATGGGGGAGGAGGACAGGTCGTTGATGTTGATATCGTCAGTTTTTTTGCTGGTGGGGCTCTTCGGACTAGCCGTTCTTGCTTGGACACTCGAATTAGTCGGTGGGCATGCCTCTGCGATCGATTGGTACTGGGGAATACTGTTTGCATTCGGTATGACGGCCTTTGCCCTCTGGCTCAACTACATGCTCTGGCCCCTCCAGTACGCCCCCAACTTCTTCACGCTCCTGCGCGCGCGCTACCGTTTCAACCGAACCACCCGCAAGGTCTACGTGCTGCGCCCGGCCCGCTACGGAGGCAACGTGGTGCTGGACTGGGACCGCGTGCAGGCCCATGTGAACTGGTGCGCCCCGCGCGGGATGACCCATGATGACCTGCGCGACCCGGTGGCGCGCCAGGCCCGCCAGGACAACCGCGGCGGCCAGTTCGGCATCTGCGGCCTCGTTCTGTACTGGCCGCCTCTCGATCCTGCCGACAAGGAGCGCGCAGGCGAAGAAGTCCTGTGGGTCGGCCCTAAGCTGGCCGGAGAAAACCTCTGGCAGTACATCCGCACCTTCATGGAAGAAGGCATGGATGCGGTGCCCGAACCTGCGGAGTACGAGTGGCTGCGCAAGGGCTTTCATACGGTGGGGCAGCATGTCGAGGAAACCGTGCTCGGGCCATCCCGCGTGCTCGACCGCGTGGGGGGGCGGGCCGGCGAAGGCGGGGCGTCCATCCAGACCAGCTTCAACTTCATGCTCAACGCGGTGTGGGCGCCGCTGCACTGCTTGGCCGAACGGCTTTGTTCGTGGCCCACCTTCCCCGCGGAATGGAACAGCGACTGCGGCCAGAAGCGGCGCGAGAACGGTCTCGGGCCGGAAGAGCCGCTGCGGTGGACGGCCCGATGA